A genome region from Anaerolineales bacterium includes the following:
- a CDS encoding DegV family protein has product MTVRIVTDSTCDLPAEVIAEHKIAVVPLYINFGTHSFLDGVDLSRAEFYARLPSSNPPPTTSAPGTAAFADSYQGLVAEGASGILSIHIGSALSNVYNVAQMAAATITDVPVRVLDGGQISLGTGFLVEHAARLAASGAPLEKIAASVEVLAGRTHSFAAFDTLEYLRRSGRVNLVTFSVGTLLKMKPILKMHAGQIITARARTSQGAITRLVDLALQLGPLESLALVHAGAPERLELLRQQVQTRLPGVPIRMVGEVAPVIGAHVGPGTVCIVCIQTA; this is encoded by the coding sequence ATGACCGTTCGCATTGTCACCGACAGCACCTGCGATCTGCCCGCCGAGGTGATCGCCGAGCACAAGATCGCCGTTGTACCGCTGTACATCAACTTCGGCACCCACAGCTTTCTCGATGGAGTCGACCTGTCGCGCGCTGAGTTCTACGCCCGCCTGCCGTCCAGCAATCCCCCGCCGACCACGTCCGCGCCAGGCACGGCGGCCTTTGCCGATAGCTACCAGGGGCTAGTCGCCGAAGGCGCCTCGGGCATCCTCTCGATCCACATCGGCTCGGCACTGAGCAATGTGTACAATGTCGCCCAGATGGCGGCGGCGACCATCACTGACGTTCCGGTGCGCGTGCTCGACGGCGGCCAGATCTCGCTGGGCACCGGATTCCTGGTGGAGCACGCCGCGCGTCTGGCCGCCTCCGGAGCACCGCTCGAGAAGATCGCAGCCTCGGTCGAGGTGCTCGCCGGGCGGACGCACTCCTTCGCTGCCTTCGACACGCTGGAATATCTTCGGCGCAGCGGGCGCGTCAACCTGGTCACGTTCTCCGTCGGCACGCTGTTGAAGATGAAACCGATCCTCAAGATGCACGCCGGCCAGATCATCACTGCTCGGGCGCGCACCAGCCAGGGCGCCATCACTCGCCTGGTCGACCTGGCGCTGCAGCTCGGGCCGCTCGAAAGCCTCGCCCTGGTCCATGCCGGCGCCCCCGAGCGGCTTGAGTTGCTGCGCCAGCAGGTGCAGACGCGTCTGCCCGGCGTACCCATCCGCATGGTGGGTGAGGTGGCGCCGGTGATCGGCGCTCACGTCGGGCCCGGCACCGTCTGCATTGTCTGCATCCAGACGGCCTAG
- a CDS encoding DUF1295 domain-containing protein, with product MDFLNIYLRVGGVVLGLMILLWLLSLALRNSSIVDIFWGTGFVIVAWATFVLTPEGYLPRKLLLAGLVTVWGLRLSLHILRRNWGKPEDFRYAKWRQENGARWWWRSFFKVFLLQGILLWIISTPLVAAQVSPVPASLGLLDGLAVVVWGFGFFFEAVGDWQLERFKANPANRGRLLTTGVWRYTRHPNYFGDAAQWWGYFLIAAAAGGWWTIFSPILMTLLLVRVSGVALLEKTLIETKPGYRQYAETTSAFVPWFPRRPRSGA from the coding sequence ATGGACTTCCTGAATATCTACCTGCGTGTGGGCGGCGTTGTTCTCGGGCTGATGATCCTGCTCTGGCTGCTCAGCCTGGCGCTGCGCAACTCGAGCATCGTAGACATCTTCTGGGGCACCGGCTTCGTGATCGTCGCCTGGGCGACGTTTGTGCTCACCCCGGAAGGCTACCTGCCGCGCAAGCTGCTGCTGGCCGGGCTGGTCACGGTCTGGGGCCTGCGGTTGTCGCTTCACATCCTGCGCCGCAACTGGGGCAAGCCGGAGGACTTCCGCTACGCCAAGTGGCGTCAGGAGAACGGCGCTCGCTGGTGGTGGAGGAGCTTCTTCAAGGTGTTCCTGCTGCAGGGGATCCTGCTGTGGATCATCAGCACTCCGTTGGTGGCGGCGCAGGTCAGCCCGGTTCCAGCAAGCCTGGGCCTGCTCGACGGATTGGCTGTCGTAGTGTGGGGGTTTGGGTTCTTCTTCGAAGCCGTCGGCGACTGGCAATTGGAGCGCTTCAAGGCCAATCCCGCCAACCGGGGCCGGCTGCTCACCACCGGCGTGTGGCGCTACACCCGCCATCCCAACTACTTTGGGGACGCGGCGCAGTGGTGGGGCTACTTCCTGATCGCCGCCGCGGCCGGCGGGTGGTGGACCATCTTCAGCCCGATCTTGATGACCCTGCTGCTGGTGCGCGTCTCCGGGGTGGCTCTGCTCGAGAAGACGCTCATCGAGACCAAACCCGGCTACCGCCAGTACGCCGAGACCACCAGTGCCTTTGTGCCCTGGTTCCCCCGCCGTCCGCGTTCGGGGGCCTGA
- a CDS encoding DUF1475 domain-containing protein — MRIAKVISLLGVLAMTGVLIYGFTVGDFASEGQQLLAMPWGIVSLVDLYVGFMLFSAWIVFRERSLGRSLVWVILMMVLGFFTGSLYTYLALRGSGGDWHKFWYGRRA; from the coding sequence ATGCGAATTGCCAAAGTGATCTCGCTGCTCGGTGTGCTGGCCATGACTGGGGTGCTGATCTACGGCTTCACAGTGGGTGACTTCGCCAGCGAAGGTCAGCAGCTGCTGGCCATGCCGTGGGGCATCGTCTCGCTGGTTGACCTGTATGTCGGCTTCATGCTGTTCTCGGCCTGGATCGTCTTTCGCGAGCGTTCCCTTGGACGCTCGCTGGTCTGGGTCATCCTGATGATGGTGCTGGGATTCTTCACCGGCAGTCTGTATACCTACCTGGCGCTGCGGGGCAGCGGCGGAGACTGGCACAAGTTCTGGTACGGCCGCCGGGCCTGA